A DNA window from Chryseobacterium sp. MEBOG06 contains the following coding sequences:
- the pyrH gene encoding UMP kinase — protein MKYKRILLKLSGEALMGNRQYGIDNERLQEYAAEIKKVVERGCEVAIVIGGGNIFRGVAGAAKGMDRVQGDYMGMLATVINGMALQGALEDAGIKTRLQSAIEMDKVAEPFIKRRAVRHLEKGRVVIFGAGTGNPYFTTDTAATLRAIEIGADVILKGTRVDGIYDSDPEKNADAVKYNSLSFDEVFEKNLKVMDMTAFTLSHENKLPIIVFDMNKDGNLVKIVDGENVGTLVDL, from the coding sequence ATGAAATATAAAAGAATCCTTCTGAAACTAAGTGGTGAGGCCTTAATGGGGAACAGACAGTATGGTATTGACAATGAAAGACTGCAGGAATATGCTGCTGAGATCAAGAAAGTAGTTGAGAGAGGCTGTGAAGTAGCGATCGTCATTGGAGGAGGAAACATTTTCCGTGGAGTAGCAGGAGCTGCAAAAGGAATGGACAGAGTGCAGGGTGATTATATGGGAATGCTGGCAACAGTAATCAATGGGATGGCTTTGCAGGGGGCATTGGAAGATGCAGGAATCAAAACAAGATTACAGTCTGCTATCGAAATGGATAAAGTAGCTGAACCTTTCATCAAAAGAAGAGCAGTAAGACACCTTGAAAAAGGCAGAGTAGTGATCTTCGGAGCAGGAACCGGAAATCCTTATTTTACAACAGATACAGCAGCTACTCTGAGAGCAATTGAAATAGGAGCAGATGTTATCTTAAAAGGAACAAGAGTAGACGGAATCTATGACAGTGACCCGGAAAAGAATGCTGATGCAGTAAAATACAACTCATTATCATTCGATGAAGTATTTGAAAAAAACCTTAAAGTAATGGACATGACAGCATTTACTTTAAGTCATGAAAATAAATTGCCTATCATTGTATTCGATATGAATAAGGATGGGAATTTAGTGAAAATTGTAGACGGAGAAAACGTGGGTACTTTAGTTGATTTGTAA